A window from Spirochaetota bacterium encodes these proteins:
- a CDS encoding FAD-dependent oxidoreductase produces the protein MVLTSTLNAKGIYYKMLNRQIREIIAKGESSITLENVLGQRYIGGGLNNTVTITINGTPGQDLGAFMNGPVIIVHGNAQDGIGNTMNSGTIIVHGKAGEIPGHSMRGGQILIRDDVEYRAGIHMKEYGQQIPLLVIGGTAKDYCGEYMAGGRVVVLNRFDKKEPVGNDIGTGIHGGAIYIRGNVDSRRLGVGAIMAQMDNEDIEFLQKVLNTFKSAFPYVELSHINLHDFVKITKKGHRPFASLYAPAMNIKSKKPIHLNLTPPCTYACPSGIPTPIFINLIKDGKIKEAQMLMDEYTPFRMSVCGTVCPAPCMDACSRNMIDGPMNIPYLAREYYPDFNPLVYGKPKDKRIAIIGAGPAGLSAAWQLARRGYKVTVFEKTADIGGKVRMAIPKDRLPDEVLSKDLQRIKSLPIEFKVSTPVDKKLFAKIYNDFDVVLVATGAYVSRMLQVKGGERIVSGLEFLIGINDGNPMDLSDKDVVIIGAGNVGMDIACESWRHGAKSVTAVDIQKPLAFGKEKEMAERLGTKILWPRTVDHIDESHIHFTNGESIKADVVFISIGERPDLSFLGDTVLLNERGAIVTGDKSFKTSDPKVFACGDIVKTGLITDAIGMGRIAAMEIHAMLADEDFIYPEKTLVPRRRINIAYFGGETREVDRCISCGTCIFCDKCVEACPQGAITRNGEIFTIDPELCTACYTCVNVCPRGALQPGDFDEVVQDVLFKK, from the coding sequence ATGGTGTTGACTTCAACTTTGAATGCCAAAGGCATTTATTATAAAATGTTAAATCGTCAAATACGGGAGATTATCGCAAAGGGCGAATCTTCTATAACGCTTGAGAATGTGTTAGGCCAACGATATATTGGTGGAGGGCTTAACAACACTGTCACTATAACAATTAATGGTACACCAGGGCAGGACCTTGGTGCATTTATGAATGGACCTGTAATAATTGTCCATGGCAATGCCCAGGATGGCATTGGCAATACCATGAATAGTGGTACTATCATTGTGCACGGAAAAGCAGGTGAGATCCCCGGGCATTCAATGCGGGGTGGACAAATTTTAATTCGCGATGATGTTGAGTACCGTGCAGGTATACACATGAAAGAATATGGCCAACAGATTCCTCTACTTGTTATTGGTGGTACTGCAAAAGATTATTGTGGTGAATACATGGCTGGTGGGCGCGTTGTGGTGTTGAACCGTTTTGATAAAAAAGAACCAGTTGGAAATGATATTGGAACGGGTATCCATGGTGGTGCTATTTATATCAGGGGAAATGTTGATTCGCGTCGTTTGGGTGTGGGCGCAATTATGGCACAAATGGACAATGAAGATATTGAGTTTTTGCAGAAGGTGCTTAATACATTCAAATCAGCGTTTCCTTATGTTGAGCTATCGCATATAAACTTACACGACTTTGTAAAGATTACTAAAAAAGGGCACAGGCCCTTTGCTAGCCTGTATGCTCCCGCGATGAATATCAAATCAAAAAAACCAATACATCTTAACCTTACACCGCCATGCACCTATGCATGTCCAAGTGGCATTCCAACCCCTATTTTTATCAATCTTATCAAGGACGGAAAGATTAAGGAAGCACAAATGCTTATGGATGAATACACCCCATTTAGGATGTCGGTGTGTGGTACAGTGTGCCCTGCGCCTTGTATGGATGCATGCAGCCGCAATATGATTGATGGGCCAATGAATATTCCCTACTTAGCGCGCGAGTACTATCCTGATTTTAATCCTTTGGTATATGGAAAGCCAAAGGATAAAAGAATAGCAATTATAGGTGCAGGCCCAGCCGGGTTGTCAGCTGCATGGCAACTAGCACGAAGAGGGTATAAAGTAACGGTATTTGAAAAAACTGCTGATATTGGTGGTAAAGTGCGCATGGCAATTCCTAAAGACAGGCTGCCTGATGAAGTGTTAAGCAAAGATTTACAAAGGATTAAAAGTTTACCTATTGAGTTTAAAGTTTCTACTCCTGTTGATAAAAAGCTTTTTGCAAAAATTTATAATGACTTTGATGTTGTGCTTGTTGCTACTGGCGCGTATGTTTCGCGGATGCTTCAGGTTAAGGGTGGGGAGCGCATTGTGTCAGGCCTTGAGTTTTTAATTGGCATAAACGATGGCAATCCAATGGACCTTAGCGATAAAGATGTTGTTATCATTGGTGCAGGCAATGTTGGCATGGATATTGCATGTGAATCATGGCGTCATGGTGCAAAAAGTGTTACAGCGGTTGATATTCAAAAGCCGCTTGCTTTTGGAAAAGAAAAAGAAATGGCTGAAAGGCTTGGCACAAAAATTTTGTGGCCACGTACTGTTGATCATATTGATGAGTCGCATATCCATTTTACTAATGGAGAGTCCATCAAAGCTGATGTAGTATTTATAAGCATTGGCGAAAGGCCGGATCTTTCATTTTTAGGTGATACGGTGTTGTTAAATGAGCGGGGGGCGATAGTAACCGGTGATAAATCCTTCAAAACTTCAGACCCAAAAGTGTTTGCCTGTGGGGATATTGTGAAAACAGGACTTATCACTGATGCAATTGGAATGGGCAGAATTGCTGCAATGGAGATACATGCAATGCTTGCAGACGAGGATTTTATCTATCCTGAAAAGACTCTGGTACCAAGACGAAGGATTAATATTGCATATTTTGGTGGTGAAACACGTGAAGTTGACAGATGTATAAGTTGTGGCACATGTATTTTCTGTGATAAATGTGTGGAGGCATGTCCCCAGGGAGCAATCACTCGCAATGGAGAAATTTTTACAATTGATCCTGAATTGTGTACAGCATGTTATACCTGTGTCAATGTGTGCCCACGTGGTGCGTTGCAACCGGGTGATTTTGACGAGGTAGTGCAGGACGTTCTTTTCAAGAAGTGA
- a CDS encoding glutamine synthetase III — protein MPVSQYYGEDTFNFKVMRQKLPANVCKKLIRIIKDGEKLDPEIAETVAHAMKEWAIEKGATHFCHWFQPMTGATAEKHDSFIEFTEYGEVIERFSAETLVKGEPDASSFPSGGLRSTFEARGYTAWDPSSPAFILRSGIGATLCIPSVFLSYTGEALDKKTPLLRSIQAINKSALRVMRLLGNDKATRVISTVGPEQEYFLIDMDYYYKRPDLVLTGRSLLGAAPTKGQQLEDHYFGSIKERILSYMHDVEEELYKLGIPAKTRHNEVAPSQYEIAPIFEEANIAVDHNHLVMETLKRVAQKHRLAALLHEKPFAGINGSGKHCNWSLSDNLGNNLLNPGHSPQDNIQFLVFLTATIRAVYYHADLLRASVASSGNDHRLGANEAPPAIISVFLGEQLTKILNDIEQGVISKATNKAIIDLGLSTLPVLSKDNTDRNRTSPFAFTGNKFEFRAVGSSQSIAFPVTILNTIVSESLDIIADKIETKSGDVRQAAIDVIRDEIKKIKPILFMGDNYSKEWEEEAARRGLPNKKVTVESLPDLVTEKAIKLFEKYGVLSPVELEARYTIRLERYIKEMDIEAKTMLDMVQTKILPATLRYQNSIASSCLRVVDLLGENAPIDAQKKLCTTITSLNNDIIKEADTLEELIAKASNIHDELEKAKFYAYTIKDQMNTLRAKADKLETHTSDNLWPFPRFWEMLFIS, from the coding sequence ATGCCTGTATCCCAGTATTATGGTGAGGATACATTTAATTTTAAAGTAATGCGCCAGAAATTACCTGCCAATGTATGTAAAAAACTAATACGAATCATTAAGGATGGCGAAAAGTTAGATCCTGAAATTGCAGAAACCGTTGCACATGCAATGAAGGAATGGGCAATAGAAAAGGGTGCCACACATTTCTGCCACTGGTTCCAGCCAATGACTGGTGCCACTGCTGAAAAGCATGATTCATTCATTGAGTTTACAGAATATGGCGAAGTAATAGAGCGTTTTAGCGCAGAAACTCTGGTAAAAGGTGAGCCAGATGCATCAAGTTTCCCTAGCGGTGGACTGCGTTCAACTTTTGAGGCACGAGGCTACACTGCATGGGATCCTTCAAGTCCTGCATTCATCCTTAGAAGTGGAATAGGTGCAACACTGTGTATCCCGTCTGTTTTCCTTTCATATACTGGTGAAGCGCTGGATAAAAAGACACCACTTTTGAGATCCATTCAAGCAATCAATAAGAGTGCTTTGAGGGTAATGCGTCTTTTAGGTAATGATAAAGCAACAAGAGTAATATCAACAGTGGGTCCTGAACAGGAATATTTTCTTATTGATATGGATTACTACTACAAGCGCCCGGATTTGGTGCTGACAGGAAGGTCTCTTTTGGGAGCTGCACCCACCAAAGGACAACAGTTGGAAGATCATTATTTTGGTAGTATAAAAGAACGGATTTTGTCCTACATGCACGATGTTGAAGAGGAGCTTTATAAATTGGGCATTCCAGCAAAAACACGGCACAATGAAGTTGCACCAAGCCAGTATGAGATAGCTCCAATATTTGAAGAAGCAAACATTGCGGTTGACCATAACCATTTAGTGATGGAAACGCTCAAACGTGTTGCACAGAAACACCGTCTGGCTGCGCTTCTTCACGAGAAGCCATTTGCAGGCATTAATGGTTCGGGAAAGCACTGTAACTGGTCATTGTCGGATAATTTAGGCAATAACCTTCTTAATCCAGGGCATTCGCCACAGGATAATATACAGTTTTTAGTCTTTTTAACTGCAACCATTAGAGCTGTGTACTATCATGCTGATTTATTGCGAGCATCGGTTGCATCCAGTGGCAATGACCACAGGTTAGGTGCAAATGAAGCCCCACCAGCAATTATCTCAGTATTTTTGGGCGAACAGCTTACTAAAATACTCAATGATATTGAACAGGGAGTCATAAGCAAGGCAACTAATAAAGCTATTATTGATTTAGGTCTTTCCACTTTGCCAGTACTCAGCAAAGATAATACCGACCGCAACCGTACGTCACCATTTGCATTTACTGGTAACAAATTTGAGTTTAGAGCGGTGGGCTCTTCACAATCTATTGCATTTCCTGTTACAATTCTTAATACCATTGTTTCTGAAAGCCTTGATATTATCGCTGATAAGATTGAAACAAAAAGTGGTGATGTGCGCCAGGCAGCAATTGATGTCATTCGTGATGAAATAAAGAAGATAAAACCCATACTATTTATGGGCGACAATTACTCAAAGGAATGGGAAGAAGAAGCAGCACGAAGAGGTCTGCCCAATAAAAAAGTAACCGTGGAGTCATTGCCGGATTTAGTTACAGAGAAAGCTATTAAGCTTTTTGAAAAGTATGGTGTGCTTTCGCCGGTAGAATTGGAAGCACGGTATACAATACGATTAGAGCGTTACATAAAAGAAATGGATATTGAAGCAAAGACTATGCTTGATATGGTGCAAACCAAAATACTGCCGGCAACCCTGCGGTATCAAAATTCTATTGCTTCATCATGCTTAAGAGTAGTTGATTTATTAGGTGAAAATGCACCAATAGATGCACAGAAAAAACTATGCACTACAATTACATCACTCAATAATGATATAATAAAAGAAGCAGATACCCTTGAAGAATTAATTGCCAAAGCAAGTAATATTCATGATGAGCTTGAAAAAGCAAAATTTTATGCCTATACCATAAAAGATCAGATGAATACACTGCGTGCCAAAGCAGATAAGCTGGAAACCCACACAAGCGACAACTTGTGGCCATTCCCACGCTTCTGGGAGATGCTGTTTATATCGTAA
- a CDS encoding histone deacetylase: protein MKAKSTLGVVFFPAFDWAIHPLHPEREERLLYTLDQFNEEGIFDIPGIYQYKPDIASHDDIMRTHFCFPDVSKVTTESHLISAGGTIKAATLVLEKTVNKSFALVRPPGHHAMKVVHGARGFCNINIEAIMVEYIREHYPVKKIAIVDTDCHHGDGTQDIYWHDKDVLYISMHQDGRTLYPGTGAIHELGGPNALGTTINIPLPPNTSDEGFLMAMERVVLPILKDFKPDLVVNSAGQDNHYSDPITNMNFSAQGYARLTEMLNADIAVLEGGYSIQGALPYVNLGITLAMAGLDYSYVREPDYSQKDLAQDKEITKYIKRLCDQVLKRYEECKKPSFKLMPGNYDVRKKEIYYDTDNIREMQLESIMVCEECRGVLKIETTSTVNPLCLGIEIPLGACDRCHNEGYRLLEHALSGDRYKYVQLIDRKNKKYVMY, encoded by the coding sequence ATGAAAGCAAAGTCTACACTGGGTGTTGTGTTTTTCCCTGCGTTTGACTGGGCAATTCACCCCTTGCACCCCGAGCGGGAAGAACGACTACTGTATACATTAGACCAATTTAATGAAGAAGGCATATTTGACATTCCTGGTATTTATCAGTATAAGCCTGATATAGCCTCACATGATGATATTATGCGAACACATTTTTGCTTCCCTGATGTTTCAAAAGTAACTACCGAATCACATTTGATATCAGCAGGTGGCACAATAAAAGCTGCAACATTAGTACTTGAAAAAACAGTTAATAAATCATTTGCGCTGGTTCGTCCTCCTGGTCATCATGCTATGAAGGTTGTTCATGGTGCACGAGGTTTCTGTAATATAAATATTGAAGCCATTATGGTAGAATATATACGTGAACATTATCCTGTAAAAAAGATAGCTATTGTAGACACTGATTGCCATCATGGTGACGGAACCCAAGATATCTACTGGCATGATAAGGATGTGCTGTATATTTCAATGCACCAAGACGGACGCACATTATATCCCGGTACCGGCGCTATTCATGAACTTGGTGGGCCTAATGCACTTGGCACCACTATTAATATACCATTGCCTCCAAATACTTCTGATGAAGGATTTCTGATGGCAATGGAGCGAGTGGTGCTTCCTATTCTGAAGGATTTCAAACCTGATCTGGTTGTCAATTCTGCAGGGCAGGATAATCACTATTCAGACCCTATTACCAATATGAATTTTTCGGCCCAAGGTTATGCCAGGCTTACTGAAATGCTTAATGCTGATATTGCTGTGCTTGAAGGTGGTTACTCAATTCAAGGGGCGCTGCCATATGTCAATCTGGGCATAACACTTGCCATGGCAGGCCTTGATTATTCGTATGTGCGTGAACCGGATTATTCGCAGAAAGACTTAGCTCAGGATAAAGAGATAACAAAATATATCAAACGACTGTGCGACCAAGTTTTAAAACGATATGAGGAATGCAAAAAACCCTCTTTTAAACTAATGCCGGGCAATTATGATGTGCGAAAAAAAGAAATATATTATGACACCGATAACATCCGTGAGATGCAGTTAGAATCCATTATGGTATGTGAAGAATGCCGTGGTGTGCTTAAAATTGAAACAACATCAACTGTCAATCCATTATGTTTAGGTATTGAAATTCCGCTAGGCGCATGTGACAGGTGCCACAATGAAGGATACCGCCTGCTTGAGCATGCCCTTTCGGGCGACAGATATAAATATGTACAGCTTATAGACAGAAAAAATAAAAAATATGTGATGTATTAA